TCTGGAAGGTGGGCGTCGATCCGACCAAAACGCGGCCTGCCTCGGAGGCGCTGGTCCGAAGGATCCTGGGCGGGAAGATGCTCCCGACGATCAACACCGCGGTGGATGCCTATAACCTGGCCTCGATTCGCACGGGCATACCCATTGCCGCGTTCGATGCCGATACTCTTGCCGGAGATCTCGCCATGCGGTTTGCCGAAGAGGGTGAAGAGTTCCTCGGCATCGGGATGGCAGCACCCGTCACGCTCCGGAAGAATCAGGTCATCCTGACGGATGAAGACGCGATCGTCGCCATCTACCCGTACCGTGACTCGGATGCAACAAAGATTACCCTCGCCACGAAGACGGTTCACATCGTGGCATGCGGCGTGCCGGGGGTCGAGAGCGAGAAGGTGAAATCGGCATACGAACTGGCTGCCGCATACCTGCAGGAATACGCTTCAGACAGCCGGTGATGAGGAATAGAAACGGGCCCGCACTTCTCCTTGCATCTCCGGCTGTATTACCGCGTGTCATAGACCCGAAACAGTCGTCTGCCGCAATGTTCCTCTGAAGCGTGCTTCTGACCAACCGGTTGCCGAAACCTACATATGGTTCTCCGAATATGGGGGACCATGAAGATTATACTGACCAAAGTATTTGTCGACGACCAGGAGAAGGCTCTGAAGTTCTACACCGAAACACTGGGCTTTGTGAAGAAGAGCGACGTCTCTGCCGACAGCTACCGGTGGCTCACCGTCGTCTCCCCAGACGACCCGGACGGGACCGAGCTTCTGCTCGAACCGAACGACAATCCGGTAGCACAGGCATACCAGAAAGGAATAATCGAACAGGGCATCCCCGCCGCGTCCTTTGGTGTTGAAGATACCCATGCCGAATACGAGAGACTGAAAGCACAGGGCGTGAAGTTCACGATGGAGCCGACGGAAGTTGTCGACGGGGTGACCATAGCGGTCTTCGACGACACCTGCGGCAATATCATCCAGATCCAGACAACGCAAAAATAGGTTGTTTCACGGGAGGCAGCCGTCTCTTGAACGGGTGAAACTCCCTCACTTTTTACCGACTCGTCCGTATGCAGCATAGTAAATATGGAATCACTTTCAATATCACCATGGCTCCAACCAAGAGGATTCCCGTCCCGGAGAGGGTATGGGCGGAGATCTCCGAGCTGAAGCACCCCGGCCAGACCTTCGATGACCTTCTCCGGCACTTGGTCGAGAAGGAGAAGAAACGGCTCTGTAGAATTCCTATTCGAATAAGAGAGTGTCCCCTCGACCGAAAGATCCAAGGTACGAGCGGCTCCTTATCCGTATATGCCAACAATAAGCCACAAGGAGCCACTATTAAGGTCATCCAACAAGGATATCAGGTTTCCTGAAGCGGCCTATCCCATCGTACAGAGTTCTCGGACTTTTCGCTACTCCTGCAAATACTCCCGACGAACCTACCCCCAGCATCAACTCCTCGTCCTTTTCTTATTCAAGGAATATTTAGGAGAGGATTATCGAGACACGGGTGAACTCCTCGAGCTGATGACACCGATTCGGGAACACCTGGATCTCCAGCAGATCCCGCATTTCACCACCCTCCAGAAGTTCATGGCTCGGATTCGGTCGATTTTTCTCAATCTTCACCTGAAACGGATTCTTCTCCTCGTCTATAGTTGGGGAGAAGTGATCCCGATCACCGCTATCGATTCGAGCGGATTTACGAGTTCCTATGCCAGTTCCTACTATTCCGGGAGGACCGGCAAGACGCGGAAACGGTTCATCAAGACATCGATTGCCGTGGATACCGAGCGGCAGATCATCACCGGATTCACGTTCTCGCAGCAGCCGGTCCACGATGTTCCCCACGGCCAGAACCTCCTGAAGACCTGTCACCGGGCACGACGATCGGCCTGCTACGGCATGGACAAGGGATACGATTCAGAATATCTGCATATTCTGATCCGCGATCAGCTACAGGCCCCGTCCTTGATCCCGGTCAGAGACCGGGTGAGGGAACGGATTCATGGGAGGTATCGACGGAAGATCGCCCGGTCCTTCGATCGAGCCCTCTATCATCGGAGAAATCTCGTGGAAACCGCCTTCTCTGTGTTGAAGAGACGGTTCGGGGAGAGCCTGAAGGCGCGGAAATACTGGTACCAGGTCAAGGAGATCAAGGTGAAGATCCTCATCTACAACCCGGACCGGTGGATTAAGAGTATTCTCTTTATTGTTATCATTGAGGGGTTATACAAGGCCCCATTTTCTTTAGCAACCAGGACGATTGGGGAAGAGAACGACGGTGCTGCGATGCTTGCGATACCGCTGTCGACATCCGGAGCCATTTTTCCCGGTACGGGGAAAAGAGGAGGATATGCAGGAGCTTTGTTCCCCTTTCTACTCGATTACCGCAGCCACCCTGGAGACGAACAGCAGCGTATCAGGCCCCTGGAGTAAGGGACGGGAGGATGGATCCGCCGGCGGCGACCTCTTCGCAGGCGATATACCGGTTCCCCTCGCTCGAGGCGACCGGGCAGAAGCGGATGTTCTTCTCCTCGCCGTTCCTGCAGTGCACCCGGAAGATGCGGGATCGGACCGGTTCAATACCCGCCTGTTTGCGATCCGATATCCAGGTCGAGATTGCTTCCTTCCGGTATTCGGGATCGGGGAAGGCTAACTTGAACCATTCCGTTCCCGCAGGGATTTCCGCACGGGTATACCCGAAGAGGTCCGTGAACACCCGATTGAGGCGGGTATACCGCCCATCCGCCGGGACGAGGGCGGCCGGGATCGGGAAGCATCGAGCACCTCCTGCAACCGCTGTTCGCGGCGGTGGAGCCGATCCTCGCATCGAGAAGACTCGCGAGAGCTGCACCGTGCGGGGTAAACTGCGAGGCCGGGGGCAACCGTGTAGGAACCATCATCGCACGTTCCCTCACGGTCGCGGCCTTCACCGCGAACGCGGCGGAGATCCTGGCCAACGTCCCCCTTACCACCGCGATGGGCGGGGCGGCGAGAGGAGGTTCTCACCTCGCCGAAACCTTATATTCTACCGTGGTGTATTCTAGTGTATGCCAGTGGAATCAACGATCAAGGTGACCCCGGAGGTGAAGAAGCGGCTCGATATCCTGAAGAGATACCCCCGAGAGACCTACAACGAGGTGCTCGAACGCCTCACCGGGGATGCCCTGGAGGACGCAGCCGAGGTGCTGACCGAAGAGGACATCCGCGATATCGAAGAGGCGATCCAGGATATCAAGGCCGGAAGAGTCTACACCACCGAAGAGGTGAAGAAAGAGCTGGGGATCGATTAGATGCCGTATACGGTGATCTGGACAGCTAAGGCCCTCAAGAACCTGAAACAATTCCCCCGCGATACCGCTGCCAGGATCGTCGCCGCCGTCGAGAGGGTGCGGGACGATCCTCTCTCACACCTCCAGCACCTGCAGGGATCGCCCTACTTCAAGCTGCGGGTGGGAAACTACCGTGTCATCCTGGACCTGAAGAGAAACGCCCTGATCATCTACGTGATCAGGGTCGGGAAGCGAGAGAATATCTACGATAATCAATAAGGAACACCGACACCATCACTGCACGCCCTCCCACCGTTGCGGCCTTCAACGTCAATGCGACCGAGATCCTGGCTGATGTCCTACTCGCCACCGCGATGGGCGGGACCGCCGTGCGGGACAGCGAGGCTGAGTCGTTGCCAGCTCCGCTGCCGCGACGGGAACGGGGAGATCTTGTCAGCTTCGGGCGGGATACCGTGCATCTCACCTCCTGCCAGGACGATGCGATTCGTCTGAAGGTGGAGATCCTCGAACGGACACGGTGTCGGATCGGGCCTGAAAGGGATTCCCAATCCCTTTCTTTTTCCTGGGAGTGATGTTCTATGGAGAACGAGGTGTTGATTGGTGGGATCTTCGTTGGAGCCGGGTTGCTGGCCTATGTTGTGATTCCCGGTCTCCTTGTGACGTGGGACCGGGTGCTGGACCATATGCACCGCTCGCGGATCGAGAAGAAGCAGGGATAAATCCCTACACTTCATACTCATGAAGACCACATGACCGATTTCACTACGTCCTTAACAGGGGTCATAAATTGTCCGGACTTCTCACTGGCTTCATCCCCGTCGGTCGTGTTTCCATACGCACCATATCGTGATACAGGATTGCAGGTATTAGTATATGAAATTCTACAATAAAATCAGTAAAACGCTGCTAAAACTCATATCAGAATTGTATCTTGAGCAAGAGTTTCCGAATGCCCACAATTAGATTGTTATCAATACGATGATACGTAATCTTATATCTCTTCGCAAGAATTGCAAAAATTACTACCATAATATTTTAGTTGATGTAGCCGAAAATTCCTTTTCAACAATATACGCCTTTGAACGGCAACTTTAATTTCAATGAAACAGGAATAGATGTAGAACAAATATATGAAAGTCCTTGATCTTTTCTGCGGTGCTGGAGGACTATCGCTGGGATTTCGAAACGAAGGTTTTTCTGTTACAGGGGTCGATGTTAATGATTGGGCCGGGGAGATATATCTAATCAATGATATAGGAGAATTTATTCAAAAAGACCTTGCCATTGAATCGATAGATGGTTCATATGAAGTTATTGTTGGTGGACCTCCCTGTCGTCCTTGGTCCAGTGTTAACGTAAAAAGAAGAGGCTTTTTTCACCCGGACTATTCCTTGCTTGAGCATTTTTTCGCTCATATACTCAGGATTAAACCAAGTGTTTTTTTATTGGAAAATGTACCCCCACTTGAGGGCGATATCATCTACAAAAATTTCAAAAAAACGATGTATAGAGCAGGGTATAGCATCTCCTCAAAGGTTATCAATTATCAGGATTATGGCGTAGCAACCAGTAGAAAAAGATTATTTACAGTAGGTTTCAGGGATTTTAATATCTTTGGATTCGATGCAAATAGGTTTTTCGAAAAATTAACCTGTCTGAAAGAGAAACCTGTGACAATAGAGCAGGTGATAAAAATTTATGAAAATCTACCAGAAGGGGATATTCCGGACCATGAGTGGCCGAAGTTAAAAACAATTGATAAATATTTAGATCATTATGAAGACGGCAGATATGGCTGGATAAAACTATCCTATAAAAAATCTTCCCCCTCCTTTGGAAATATCAT
This Methanomicrobiales archaeon DNA region includes the following protein-coding sequences:
- a CDS encoding phenylalanine--tRNA ligase beta subunit-related protein, which codes for MKIHEEILATFPGLSVAEGDVGPLSIQEKSPALEALKDDIVRSVKAQYTLDQVKDEPLFRAYRDFFWKVGVDPTKTRPASEALVRRILGGKMLPTINTAVDAYNLASIRTGIPIAAFDADTLAGDLAMRFAEEGEEFLGIGMAAPVTLRKNQVILTDEDAIVAIYPYRDSDATKITLATKTVHIVACGVPGVESEKVKSAYELAAAYLQEYASDSR
- a CDS encoding VOC family protein, with the protein product MKIILTKVFVDDQEKALKFYTETLGFVKKSDVSADSYRWLTVVSPDDPDGTELLLEPNDNPVAQAYQKGIIEQGIPAASFGVEDTHAEYERLKAQGVKFTMEPTEVVDGVTIAVFDDTCGNIIQIQTTQK
- a CDS encoding type II toxin-antitoxin system RelE/ParE family toxin, with translation MPYTVIWTAKALKNLKQFPRDTAARIVAAVERVRDDPLSHLQHLQGSPYFKLRVGNYRVILDLKRNALIIYVIRVGKRENIYDNQ
- a CDS encoding antitoxin VapB family protein; the encoded protein is MPVESTIKVTPEVKKRLDILKRYPRETYNEVLERLTGDALEDAAEVLTEEDIRDIEEAIQDIKAGRVYTTEEVKKELGID
- a CDS encoding DNA cytosine methyltransferase; the protein is MKVLDLFCGAGGLSLGFRNEGFSVTGVDVNDWAGEIYLINDIGEFIQKDLAIESIDGSYEVIVGGPPCRPWSSVNVKRRGFFHPDYSLLEHFFAHILRIKPSVFLLENVPPLEGDIIYKNFKKTMYRAGYSISSKVINYQDYGVATSRKRLFTVGFRDFNIFGFDANRFFEKLTCLKEKPVTIEQVIKIYENLPEGDIPDHEWPKLKTIDKYLDHYEDGRYGWIKLSYKKSSPSFGNIMKTYILHPCAGRDGFPTRVISIREALAIMGFPSNFRFPEKMGMGMRYQMVANAVSPMVSSKLARVIKHMMKDLSFKHGSDGE